The sequence TTTTTTGTCCTCAAGAAAAGTACAATTCTTCAAAAGAGATTTAAGAAAAAAGGTGGATTAGACGAATTATAGGTGGTGAGCAAAATGAGAAAGATGTTGCCTATTTTATTTATAGGACTATTAGTTTTTGCAGCCGGATGTACTCAAACCTCTACCCCGACTTCAACAACTACTCAAGGAGGAATAGACTTTAGCTCCTACAACAGGGGAGAAATAATCCAAAAATGGGCGGGGATATTCAACACTGAGACAGTTTATGTAAGCGAGGGATATGAAGAGCTTGCAAAGCACTACTTCCCAAATGCTCAAATTAAGACTAAAAACGAGTTTGAAAGTGGTATAGCGGTCTTATCTCCGGAAGATGCAAGGGAGCTCCTTAGAGGAAAGCCCATTGTCACAACCCCAAGGGAGTATTTTGGATATGTGGTCTACAAGTCTGGGATCAAATTCGTTGGTGAGGAAATAGGGGCTGTAATTGCATACAAAGAAAACGGCAAGGATAGGCTTATTTTCACAGGAAATGGAAAATCAGGAGTAGGTGCCGCTTTAAAATTTGCAGAAGAGTTAAAAGAGGGGAGAAAGTTAAATCCTTCTGTTGTTCTGAGGAGAGGTGACTTCGAAGGAGTAGTCGTTAAAGTGATAGGGGATAACGACTGGGATGGAATAAAAGATGATGACGAATATTGGCTCCTAAAGGAGATATACGTGGAAGAGCCCTTCATTTATACGTGGAGAATCGTTAAAGGAGAGAACATAACTGTAAGCGGAGGCTTTATAAGACTTGTAAACGGCTCAAAAGTCCATATAAAAGCACTTGGATTCAACGTAAGCGTTAAGGTCAAGGATCCGAAAGGCATCCAGATAACCTACGTAATTGAGAACATAAATCCCCAGTTCGTTGAGTATCCAAACGGTGCTAAGGTAGGAGATACTTGGATAGAGCTTACCACGAGTGATGACTTCTCTATAACTCCCAAAGAAGTAGAGAGCTTCACGTTCTTGGCATTTGGCGACCACAGACCTGGAAGCGGGACAAAGCAACCGGAGGTATTCTTCAAGATAAGAGACTTCATGAACGAAGATACTGGAGCTTTTATAATTGACAGCGGAGATTTGGTCTACTCGGGGAAAGTTGAAGAATGGGCAGAGTTGTTGAAGGAGTGGAAGTTCAACAAGCCCGTGTTTGTTGCTCCCGGAAATCATGAATACCAAGGAGAAGGCAAGAACATCTATCACAAGTTCTTTGGACCGACAGATTATTCCTTTGTTCTTGGCAAATATTACTTCGTCTTTGCCAATAACGTTGAAAACAACTACAAGCTAACATCCGCTCAATGGACGTGGCTTGAGAAAGAACTTGAAAAAGCTAAAGCCCTAGGCAAAAGACCTGTTATAGTTATGCATACTCCCCCTATAGATCCCAGACCTGAGGGAGACCATGCAATGAATCCAACAGGTGCCAAAAAACTCTTAGAGCTCATGAAGGAATACAACGCCTTTGGAGTGTTTGGGCACATCCACATATACTGGTACGGTGAAAAAGATGGTGTAGAAATGGTGATAACCGGTGGCGGAGGAGCTCCGCTCTATGCAAAGCCCGACGAAGGAGGCTTCTACCACTACGTAAGGATAAACGCAGGAGATACCATAGCTGTAGAGCCTGTGAAAGTCGAATAGTTCTTTTCCCTTTTCTATATATTCTATATAGTCCACTGTATCCAGCTATATTCTATTGCGGCAAGGTATTTATATACATCATATTTAGCTCGCTCTGGTGATGAAAATGATCGAGCTGCTTAGTGATCCCTGGTTGTTCATCACAATTGCGGTTGGTCTTTTTATGGCATGGGCAATAGGTGCAAATGATGCCGCAAACTCAATGAGCACAGCCGTTGGAGCCGGAGCAATAACACCAAAGCAGGCAGTTATAATAGCGGGTGTGCTTGAATTCACAGGTGCTTACCTCTTCGGAAAAAGCGTTACCGAAACTGTTAGGAAAGGAATAATCGATGCGTCTCAAATAAGCGATCCAAATGTTATTGTTTATGGCTCTATTGCCGCCCTTCTTGCGGCCTCGCTATGGTTGCTGTTTGCATCAAAGTTTGGATTGCCGGTGTCAACGACCCACTCTATTATAGGGGGTATAGTTGGTTATGGTATAGCATACGCCGGAACTTCAATAGTGAATTGGGGCAAGATGGCACAAGTAGTTGCCAGCTGGATACTCTCTCCGATATTTGGCGCAATAGTTGCATTCGTCGTCATAAAACTTGTCTCTAAAACCATACTCCAGCAAAAAGACCCAATAGAAAGCGCTAAAAAATGGGCACCTGTGTGGATAGGACTTGCATTTGTTGTCATAGGTTCAATGTTCTATATTAAGGTTATGCATGGAAAGTCTATTTTCATTGCGGTGAGTAGATATGGTCTTGCGGCAGGAATCGGGGCATTTTTGGTCAGCTTTGCACTTTTGAGAAGAAACTTCAAAGCGACCGATCCATACTGGGGGGCTGAGGCGATATTTAGAAAGGTTCAAGTGTTAACCTCTGCCTATGTTGCCCTATCCCACGGTGCAAACGATGTTGCAAATGCAGTTGGACCGGTTGCAGCTGTCTACGCAGTGGCAACTATGGGGTTAGCTGGAATGAAGGTTCCAGTGCCAAGATGGATTTTAGCGATGGGTGGTTTGGGAATAGCCATAGGAGTAGCAACTTATGGATACAAGGTTATGGAAACCGTTGGGAAGAAAATTACCGAGCTGACAAACACCAGAGGATTTAGCATAGACTTCTCCGCTGCAACAGTAGTGCTGATAGCCTCTTGGTTGGGACTGCCAATTTCCACAACACACACCGTTGTAGGAGCTGTTATAGGTGTGGGTCTGGCAAGAGGGGTAAAAGCAATAAACAAGGACATCGTTAAGGATATAGTCATATCTTGGTTTGTAACCGTGCCTGTGGCGGCTATAATTGCGGGCGTTGTGTTTAAGATACTAATGATTGTGGGGTGAAAATGATGCAGGTCTGGACAAAATTATTCGCTAAAAGCCCGTTTAAGCCATTAATAAAGCACGCTGAAGTTGTTTTAGAGACTGTGGAAACTCTTGAGAGGGCTCTTGAGGCATGGGATAAAGGAGAATACGAGGCAATGAGGGAATACGCAAGGAAAGTAGACGATCTAGAGGACTTTGCCGACAAAATCAAAGAGGAGATAAGGGATAGCTTAAGTTCAAAACTCTTTATGCCCGTTAACCGAGGAGACATCTTAAGGTATCTTCAGATGCAGGATAAAATAGCAGATGCCGCTGAGAACACTGCAAAGTGGCTTCTAGTTAGAGACCCAAACGACACTCCCGAAGACCTCAAGGAGGAAGTGAGAAGTCTAATAATGAAGATGAGTCAGGAAAGCATCAAAGCAGCAAAACTCGTCTATGAGGCAATAGTTCAAATGGATAGAGTTATAGAGAGCGGATTTGGAGAGGAAGAAATCAAGAGAGAATATGAGATAATCAAGGGAATAGAAAGCGTTGAGCACAAGATAGATGAACTCGATACTAAGTTCATGGAGATAATTTTCAAAAACTCTTCCAGGTTAGAGTGGGGACTTGGAATGTACCTCCTCAACATTGCAAAAACACTAAGCAACATATCAGATAGAGCAAAAGACGCAGCAGAGAGAATAAGACTAATGATGAACAAATGAACCGCTCTGGTTTTCTGCTTTTTTAAGTTTTTGTTAGTTCTCCAAGGAAAAGTAAGAAGGAAGCTTCAGATAGCTATCATGGTTGAGGTCATTTGTATTTCGGGCATCTTCCTTA comes from Thermococcus litoralis DSM 5473 and encodes:
- a CDS encoding metallophosphoesterase family protein, whose amino-acid sequence is MRKMLPILFIGLLVFAAGCTQTSTPTSTTTQGGIDFSSYNRGEIIQKWAGIFNTETVYVSEGYEELAKHYFPNAQIKTKNEFESGIAVLSPEDARELLRGKPIVTTPREYFGYVVYKSGIKFVGEEIGAVIAYKENGKDRLIFTGNGKSGVGAALKFAEELKEGRKLNPSVVLRRGDFEGVVVKVIGDNDWDGIKDDDEYWLLKEIYVEEPFIYTWRIVKGENITVSGGFIRLVNGSKVHIKALGFNVSVKVKDPKGIQITYVIENINPQFVEYPNGAKVGDTWIELTTSDDFSITPKEVESFTFLAFGDHRPGSGTKQPEVFFKIRDFMNEDTGAFIIDSGDLVYSGKVEEWAELLKEWKFNKPVFVAPGNHEYQGEGKNIYHKFFGPTDYSFVLGKYYFVFANNVENNYKLTSAQWTWLEKELEKAKALGKRPVIVMHTPPIDPRPEGDHAMNPTGAKKLLELMKEYNAFGVFGHIHIYWYGEKDGVEMVITGGGGAPLYAKPDEGGFYHYVRINAGDTIAVEPVKVE
- a CDS encoding inorganic phosphate transporter, with protein sequence MIELLSDPWLFITIAVGLFMAWAIGANDAANSMSTAVGAGAITPKQAVIIAGVLEFTGAYLFGKSVTETVRKGIIDASQISDPNVIVYGSIAALLAASLWLLFASKFGLPVSTTHSIIGGIVGYGIAYAGTSIVNWGKMAQVVASWILSPIFGAIVAFVVIKLVSKTILQQKDPIESAKKWAPVWIGLAFVVIGSMFYIKVMHGKSIFIAVSRYGLAAGIGAFLVSFALLRRNFKATDPYWGAEAIFRKVQVLTSAYVALSHGANDVANAVGPVAAVYAVATMGLAGMKVPVPRWILAMGGLGIAIGVATYGYKVMETVGKKITELTNTRGFSIDFSAATVVLIASWLGLPISTTHTVVGAVIGVGLARGVKAINKDIVKDIVISWFVTVPVAAIIAGVVFKILMIVG
- a CDS encoding TIGR00153 family protein — protein: MQVWTKLFAKSPFKPLIKHAEVVLETVETLERALEAWDKGEYEAMREYARKVDDLEDFADKIKEEIRDSLSSKLFMPVNRGDILRYLQMQDKIADAAENTAKWLLVRDPNDTPEDLKEEVRSLIMKMSQESIKAAKLVYEAIVQMDRVIESGFGEEEIKREYEIIKGIESVEHKIDELDTKFMEIIFKNSSRLEWGLGMYLLNIAKTLSNISDRAKDAAERIRLMMNK